The following are from one region of the Nicotiana tomentosiformis chromosome 7, ASM39032v3, whole genome shotgun sequence genome:
- the LOC138895186 gene encoding 1,4-alpha-glucan-branching enzyme 2-2, chloroplastic/amyloplastic-like, with the protein MREAIDKYEGGLEAFSRGYEKKGFTRSATGITYREWAPGAKWAALIGDFNNWNPNADVMTRNEFGVWEIFLPNNADGSPAIPHGPRVKVCSFSTVL; encoded by the exons ATGAGGGAGGCAATTGACAAGTATGAGGGTGGTTTGGAAGCTTTTTCTCGTGGTTACGAAAAAAAGGGTTTCACTCGTAG TGCTACAGGTATCACTTATCGGGAGTGGGCTCCTGGTGCCAAG TGGGCTGCCCTCATTGGAGATTTCAACAATTGGAACCCAAATGCTGACGTCATGACTCGG AACGAATTTGGTGTCTGGGAGATTTTTTTGCCAAATAATGCGGACGGCTCTCCTGCAATTCCTCATGGGCCTAGAGTGAAGGTATGTTCATTTTCTACAGTGCTCTGA